From one Catellatospora sp. IY07-71 genomic stretch:
- a CDS encoding VOC family protein: MDLKLEVIVIPVSDVPRAKAFYEKAGFRLDIEAKPSDDWHCIQFTPPGSECSIIFGKGMTTAEPGSFQGIYLIVPDIEAARAELVERGIEVGEVFHDGAGVFLHGHGKGDFTYPPGFAGKESGRHPDRADYGSFATFTDPDGNGWVLQEVRKRLPGR; encoded by the coding sequence ATGGATCTGAAACTCGAAGTCATCGTGATCCCCGTGTCCGACGTGCCGCGCGCCAAGGCCTTCTACGAGAAGGCGGGCTTCCGGCTGGACATCGAGGCCAAGCCCAGCGACGACTGGCACTGCATCCAGTTCACGCCGCCCGGCTCCGAGTGCTCGATCATCTTCGGCAAGGGCATGACCACCGCCGAGCCGGGCTCCTTCCAGGGCATCTACCTCATCGTGCCGGACATCGAGGCGGCCCGCGCCGAGCTGGTGGAGCGCGGCATCGAGGTCGGCGAGGTCTTCCACGACGGCGCCGGGGTCTTCCTGCACGGACACGGCAAGGGCGACTTCACCTACCCGCCCGGGTTCGCGGGCAAGGAGAGCGGCCGGCACCCGGACCGGGCCGACTACGGCTCCTTCGCCACCTTCACCGACCCCGACGGCAACGGCTGGGTCCTCCAGGAAGTCCGCAAACGCCTCCCCGGCCGCTGA
- a CDS encoding DUF1203 domain-containing protein, translated as MYTVHAIPAEVVAELLSADDAGRPPELSVDAEGGAPLRCCLRRAAPGEHLALVAYEPLRRWSAETGADPGPYLERGPVFVHARPCGGPAAGEPGYLGAAERVFRRYDRDGRILGGRRIDRGETHGDVFAEMFADPAVALVHVRAVEYGCFLYEARRDGV; from the coding sequence ATGTACACCGTTCACGCCATTCCCGCCGAAGTCGTCGCCGAGCTGCTGAGCGCCGACGACGCCGGCCGCCCGCCCGAGCTGTCCGTCGACGCCGAGGGCGGCGCGCCGCTGCGCTGCTGCCTGCGCCGGGCCGCCCCCGGCGAACACCTCGCGCTGGTCGCGTACGAGCCGCTGCGCCGCTGGTCCGCCGAGACCGGGGCGGATCCGGGCCCGTATCTGGAGCGCGGGCCCGTGTTCGTGCACGCGCGCCCGTGCGGCGGCCCGGCCGCCGGTGAGCCCGGCTACCTGGGTGCGGCCGAGCGGGTGTTCCGCCGCTACGACCGGGACGGGCGCATCCTGGGCGGCCGCCGCATCGACCGTGGGGAGACGCACGGGGACGTGTTCGCCGAGATGTTCGCCGACCCGGCGGTGGCGCTGGTGCACGTTCGCGCGGTCGAGTACGGCTGCTTCCTATACGAGGCCCGGCGCGACGGCGTATGA